Proteins found in one Parasteatoda tepidariorum isolate YZ-2023 chromosome 7, CAS_Ptep_4.0, whole genome shotgun sequence genomic segment:
- the LOC107450801 gene encoding uncharacterized protein encodes MYLQIEIHSEDRNFQKILWRDDPMKPVREYRLCAITHGTAPASYLATRVLKQLVIDEGLDFPKAANSVLHNFYIDDGLFGAESADEAVALKNVLSELLRKGKFELHKWFTNSLSVLNFLSQSKSIDNASCRTADSKFIKVLGLRSDPKQDEFTYNISFCDDFKDENPTIRSILSCVSKIFDPLGWLSSIIITAKILIQELWKHQLAWDDPVPQDIKEKWIKYRVDISQVTLTVPRTVLLYSPSGFELYCFCDASEKAYAAVILVYLKSSTITTTQISVLTSKTRVAPLKTISIPRLDLCSAVLLVHLLQTVLKSLTFQIDAVRAFIDSTIVLAWLKSEPSRWQIFVANRVSEIQSILPVQHWNHISSGQNPADCASRGLPPNELVNFDLWWSGPQWMNSGDISHLEEISLSTDALKEESKKTSCLIETTPIDFPIIYNVSSYVKLKRIIAWCLCFIMNCKSPNNRINGYLTSSEIKLARNVLVKIVQKQEFLREYHQLKNSKPIS; translated from the coding sequence atgtatcTACAAATAGAGATTCATAGTGAAGatcgtaattttcaaaaaattctatggagAGATGATCCTATGAAACCAGTTAGGGAATATCGCTTGTGTGCCATAACACATGGTACCGCGCCGGCCAGTTATTTGGCAACGcgagttttaaaacaattagtcATCGATGAAGGATTGGACTTTCCTAAAGCAGCTAATTCAgtcttacataatttttacatagatGACGGCTTGTTTGGAGCAGAAAGTGCTGACGAAGCcgttgcattaaaaaatgtacttagtgagttgttgagaaaaggaaaatttgaGCTTCACAAATGGTTTACCAATAGTCtttctgttttgaattttttaagtcaatCTAAAAGTATTGACAATGCATCATGTAGGACTGCTGACTCTAAATTTATTAAGGTGCTGGGGCTGAGATCGGACCCAAAACAGGATGAGTTTACCTACAACATTTCCTTTTGTGATGATTTTAAGGATGAAAATCCTACAATAAGGTCCATCCTGTCATGTGTGTCAAAAATCTTTGATCCACTGGGATGGTTATCCTCTATTATCATAACGGCAAAAATTCTGATTCAGGAATTATGGAAGCATCAGTTGGCTTGGGATGATCCAGTGCCCCAGGATATTAAAGAGAAATGGATTAAATATCGAGTAGATATTTCCCAAGTTACGTTAACTGTACCTAGAACAGTTCTTCTGTACTCCCCATCAGGATTTGAACTTTATTGTTTCTGTGATGCGTCGGAAAAGGCATACGCTGCAGTTATACTCGTATACTTGAAATCATCTACCATAACCACTACACAGATTAGTGTACTTACATCCAAAACACGCGTCGCTCCATTGAAAACAATATCAATACCGCGCCTTGATCTTTGTTCAGCCGTTTTATTAGTGCACCTTTTACAAACGGTCCTCAAGTCCTTGACTTTTCAAATTGACGCAGTACGCGCTTTCATAGACTCAACTATAGTTCTTGCTTGGTTGAAATCTGAGCCATCACGTTGGCAAATTTTTGTTGCCAATCGTGTTTCCGAAATTCAGTCTATTCTTCCAGTTCAACATTGGAATCATATCAGCTCTGGTCAAAACCCTGCTGATTGCGCTAGTAGAGGACTTCCACCAAATGAACtagttaattttgatttatggtGGTCAGGTCCGCAATGGATGAATAGTGGCGACATATCTCATTTGGAGGAAATCTCTCTCTCAACAGACGCTCTCAAAGAAGAAAGCAAAAAGACATCGTGTTTGATTGAAACAACTCCTATTGACTTTCCGATCATTTACAATGTTTCATCATATgttaagttaaaaagaattatagctTGGTGTCTCTGCTTCATAATGAACTGTAAATCTCCGAACAATCGCATAAATGGTTATTTAACTAGTAGTGAGATAAAACTAGCTAGAAACGTTTTGGTCAAAATAGTCcaaaaacaagaatttctacGCGAATATCACCAGCTAAAAAATAGCAAACCAATTTCTTAG